In the Flavobacterium pallidum genome, one interval contains:
- the hutI gene encoding imidazolonepropionase produces MQTLLTNISQLLQVREANIDKVSGAEMAHLPLLENAWLWIEDGLIKDFGTMETLPIHTSIRKIDCTGRVVLPAWCDSHTHLVYAGNRIQEFVDRINGLSYEEIANRGGGILNSAKKLHETAEDEIYEQSVLRLKEVMQQGTGAIEIKSGYGLSLEGELKMLRIIKRLKENFPVAIKATFLGAHAFPIAFKENHAGYIDLIIHEMLPAIARENLADYIDAFLETGYFSVEETESIMLAGKQYGLTAKIHVNQFTAINGIAACVKHDALSVDHLEILTDEDIESLKGSGTMPVALPSCSFFISIPYTPARKMLSAGLPLALATDFNPGTTPSGNMNLVVATACIKMKMTPEEAINAATINGAYAMGISETHGSITKGKAANLIITKPVQSYYQLPYAFGSNLIEDVIISGEIIS; encoded by the coding sequence ATGCAAACTTTATTGACAAATATCAGCCAGTTGCTGCAGGTTCGTGAAGCCAATATTGACAAAGTTTCAGGTGCTGAAATGGCCCATTTGCCTTTGCTGGAAAATGCCTGGCTATGGATTGAAGATGGCCTTATAAAAGATTTCGGGACGATGGAAACGCTTCCCATACATACTTCCATCCGAAAAATCGATTGCACGGGCCGCGTCGTTCTTCCTGCCTGGTGCGACAGCCATACGCATTTGGTCTATGCCGGAAACCGCATCCAGGAATTTGTTGACCGGATTAATGGTTTAAGTTATGAGGAAATTGCGAATCGCGGTGGCGGCATCCTGAATTCTGCCAAAAAACTCCATGAGACTGCTGAAGATGAGATTTATGAACAGTCAGTTTTAAGGCTTAAAGAAGTCATGCAGCAGGGAACCGGCGCCATTGAAATCAAATCCGGTTACGGCCTTAGTTTGGAAGGTGAATTAAAAATGCTGCGGATTATTAAACGTTTGAAGGAAAATTTTCCTGTCGCGATTAAAGCCACTTTCCTTGGCGCACATGCTTTCCCAATAGCATTTAAAGAAAATCATGCGGGTTATATTGACTTAATTATCCATGAAATGCTACCCGCCATTGCCAGAGAAAACCTGGCGGATTACATCGACGCATTTTTGGAAACAGGTTATTTTTCTGTTGAAGAAACCGAAAGCATTATGCTGGCCGGGAAGCAATACGGACTTACAGCCAAAATCCATGTGAATCAATTTACAGCTATTAACGGGATTGCTGCCTGCGTTAAGCATGATGCCCTTTCCGTCGATCATCTTGAAATCCTCACCGATGAGGATATTGAATCCCTCAAAGGATCTGGAACGATGCCGGTAGCGCTTCCCTCCTGCTCTTTCTTCATCAGTATTCCTTATACACCGGCAAGAAAAATGTTGTCAGCAGGTTTGCCTTTAGCACTTGCAACCGATTTTAACCCCGGAACCACACCATCAGGAAACATGAACCTGGTCGTGGCGACGGCCTGTATCAAGATGAAAATGACACCTGAAGAAGCTATTAATGCCGCTACAATAAACGGGGCTTACGCTATGGGGATTTCTGAAACGCACGGAAGCATTACGAAAGGGAAGGCCGCCAATCTTATCATCACCAAACCGGTTCAGTCTTATTACCAATTGCCATACGCCTTTGGCAGCAACCTTATTGAAGATGTGATCATCAGCGGTGAAATCATATCATAA